The segment GGTGGAGCTGAAGCTCTTTGGTAGCCATAATCTGCTCAATATGAACGGAGCAAGAATAATCTGCCGTCTGGCCGGAATAGAAGATAAAGTTTTTTTTGAAGCCATTGCTGGCTTTCAGGGTGCCGGTAAACGTCTTGAAAAAGTATATGAAAATGAAAATATATTGATTTTCAGAGACTTTGCACATGCTCCTTCAAAGGTAAAAGCCACTATTTCGGGAATTAAAGCACAGTTCCCCGCGAAAAAAATATTAGCCTGTCTGGAATTGCATACCTATAGCAGTCTTAACAGGGAATTTTTACCGCAGTACAGGGGTTCAACCCGGATTGCCGATCGCTGCTGTATTTTTATCAATGAGGAGGCAGTCAGACTGAAAGGTCTGAAATTGCTTCAGCGGCAGGAGATTTCTGAAGCATTCGGGGATGAAAGGCTTCATGTATTTTATGCAAAACAACAGCTAACAGAATTTATCAAAGAAAATCTTAATGGCGATGATATATTACTGCTGATGAGTTCGGGGAATTTTGACAACCTTTCTGTAGAAGAAATCATTTCACGCTGAGAAATAACTTAGGTATTCCTGCCTATAAACAAAGCAATATCAGGAATACAGGGAAAATCAGAAGAAAGAACAGACAGTCGGATTAAAGAATATCGACAGGTCCTTTTCCTACCCTGATAATTTCAATAATTTCACCAGTGCAGTCGAGAACGGTGGAGGGAACATTTCCGCCCGGGCCTCCATCGATAATCATATCGACCATGTTGCCGAAAAGTGTCTGAATTTCTTCAGGATCTGTCGGATATTCGCTGATGATATCGTCTTCATCTTTGATAGAGGCTGTAACGATTGGGTTTCCGTATTCCTCAACAATTTCGCGGATGAGGTTGCTGTCGGGTATTCTGATGCCAATCGTTTTACGGTTGTTCCCAAAAATTTTAGGGACATTGTTGTTGGCCTTGAGAATAAAAGTATAGGGGCCTGGCAACACTTTACGCATTATTTTATAGATGTTGTTAGGGAAAGGCAGGGTATAGTCAGAAATATTCGATAGGTTTGAGCAAATAAGAGATAAATTGGCAGTAGCAGGTTTTTTGCCAATGATACTGCACAAACGCTCCACGGCTTTTTTATTATGCATATCGCATCCGATACCATAGACGGTATCTGTCGGATAAATAATAATTCCCCCATCTTTCAGGTGTTCGAGAATTATTTTTAAATGCCTTGGGGATGGATTTTCAGTATAAACTTTTAGGTACATAACTTTTGTTTTTATGGAAAGTTAATACAAAAATGTAAAATTAATGACATTTAGGCAATTGAAATGAAGTGAAAATATACAACTTTTTTTTCAGGTGCAAACAAAAAAATTAAATTTTTATTTTGCTTATTCCCAACTTATTTCATCAAGCTAAGGCATTTTTGACCAAATGAGCGGCTTCTTCGAGATGGATGGCAGAAAATACTTTCAGCCCGCTGTTGTCAATCAGTTGTTTTGCTTCTTCGGCATTTGTGCCCTGCAACCTTACGATGATGGGCAGATTCAGATTTTCAATGTTTTTATATGCATCCACAATGCCTTGGGCAACCCTGTCGCATCTGACAATACCTCCAAAAATATTAACCAGAATAGCCTTCACATTGGGGTCTTCGAGAATAATACGAAAGCCTGCTTCAACAGTTTTGGCGCTGGCTGTTCCGCCTACGTCCAGAAAATTGGCCGGTGCTCCTCCGGAGAGTTTGATCATATCCATAGTAGCCATAGCCAGTCCGGCTCCGTTAACCATACAACCTACATTTCCGTCCAGCTTGACGTAATTCAGATTATTTTCTCCGGCTTTGGTTTCGAGCGGATCTTCTTCATTTAAATCGCGGTAAGCAGCAAATTCCGGATGACGAAACAGGGCATTGTCTTCCAATATTACTTTTGCATCGGCTGCGAATACTTTCCCGTCAGCGGCTTTCAATACCGGATTGATTTCGAGCATCGAGCAGTCACTTTCAGTATAGGCCTTGTACAGTGCACTGACAAAAGCAGTCATTTCCCTGAATGATGTTCCTTTTAATCCAAGATTGGTGGCTATTTTTCTTGCCTGAAAAGCCTGCAAACCAATGGCAGGATCAATTTCTTCCCTGAAAATTTTATCCGGTGTTTTTTCTGCTACTTCTTCTATGTCCATGCCGCCTTCTGTCGAATACATGATGATATTTTTCTTAGTCTGGCGGTTGAGCAATATACTGAGGTAAAATTCCTTGATTTCTTCAGGGCCTGGATAATAGATCCCTTGTTCTATCAATACTTTCCCGACTTTTTTCCCCTGCGGTCCGGTTTGATGTGTAACCAGTTTCATTCCAATGATCTGACCGGCATATTGGGTTACTTCATCAAGGTTTTTAGCAATTTTGACCCCTCCGCCTTTTCCCCTTCCACCGGCATGTATCTGGGCTTTTACTGCCCAAACTGTTGTTCCTGTTTTTTCCTGTACGGCCTGAGCAATTTCTTTGGCTGTCCCCGGATCGAAGCAGATGCTTCCTTCAGGTACCCTGACGCCATATTTTTTCAGGATTTCTTTTCCCTGATATTCGTGAATATTCATCGTTTTTAAGGTTTTATTTTGCAGCAAAGTTAGGTCTTCCTTTGGATTTATTCGCAATAAACATGTAAAAAAACGAATATAATCATTCGCATAGTGCTGGTAAACAGGCAGAATCAGGCTTATTGAAATGAAATGAAAATTCAGCAGGAAACCCCAGGCTCATTTTGACCAGATTTTAACAATAGGCTGAATGTGTCAATTAGTTGATTGAATCCCAAAATTGGAATTTAACTTCATATTGAGTCATTCTGTAAAATTGAAAATTTTTTAAAGAAAAGAATATCAATGAATTATATATGCTGTCTGATTATTGAATTTTTAATTTTACTACAAAAGCCAAACAGATGAAAACATTTCAGCCCAACCGATTGGAAATCTATTTCGAGAAAGTTTTAGCAGTTGTTCTTTCATACAACAGGAATCATTTTTCCGGTATATTCAGCTCTTTAAAATTTTCAAAAAAACAACTGGAATTCATCCCTGTAAAAGTTACTGAGAAAAGATATAACCTGAAGAATGTCAATTACTTCAGGAAAGATTTATGGTAAGT is part of the Sphingobacteriales bacterium genome and harbors:
- the sucC gene encoding ADP-forming succinate--CoA ligase subunit beta, encoding MNIHEYQGKEILKKYGVRVPEGSICFDPGTAKEIAQAVQEKTGTTVWAVKAQIHAGGRGKGGGVKIAKNLDEVTQYAGQIIGMKLVTHQTGPQGKKVGKVLIEQGIYYPGPEEIKEFYLSILLNRQTKKNIIMYSTEGGMDIEEVAEKTPDKIFREEIDPAIGLQAFQARKIATNLGLKGTSFREMTAFVSALYKAYTESDCSMLEINPVLKAADGKVFAADAKVILEDNALFRHPEFAAYRDLNEEDPLETKAGENNLNYVKLDGNVGCMVNGAGLAMATMDMIKLSGGAPANFLDVGGTASAKTVEAGFRIILEDPNVKAILVNIFGGIVRCDRVAQGIVDAYKNIENLNLPIIVRLQGTNAEEAKQLIDNSGLKVFSAIHLEEAAHLVKNALA
- a CDS encoding threonylcarbamoyl-AMP synthase, which codes for MYLKVYTENPSPRHLKIILEHLKDGGIIIYPTDTVYGIGCDMHNKKAVERLCSIIGKKPATANLSLICSNLSNISDYTLPFPNNIYKIMRKVLPGPYTFILKANNNVPKIFGNNRKTIGIRIPDSNLIREIVEEYGNPIVTASIKDEDDIISEYPTDPEEIQTLFGNMVDMIIDGGPGGNVPSTVLDCTGEIIEIIRVGKGPVDIL